From Symphalangus syndactylus isolate Jambi chromosome 17, NHGRI_mSymSyn1-v2.1_pri, whole genome shotgun sequence, one genomic window encodes:
- the EGLN2 gene encoding prolyl hydroxylase EGLN2 isoform X1, whose product MDSPCQPQPLSQALPQLPGSSSEPLEPEPGRARMGVESYLPCPLLPSYHCPGVPSEASAGSGTPRATATSTTASPLRDGFGGQDGGELRPLQSEGAAALVTKGCQRLAAQGARPEAPKRKWAEDGGDAPSPSKRPWARQENQEAEREGGMSCGCSSGSGEASAGLMEEALPSAPERLALDYIVPCMRYYGICVKDSFLGAALGGRVLAEVEALKRGGRLRDGQLVSQRAIPPRSIRGDQIAWVEGHEPGCRSIGALMAHVDAVIRHCAGRLGSYVINGRTKAMVACYPGNGLGYVRHVDNPHGDGRCITCIYYLNQNWDVKVHGGLLQIFPEGRPVVANIEPLFDRLLIFWSDRRNPHEVKPAYATRYAITVWYFDAKERAAAKDKYQLASGQKGVQVPVSQPPTPT is encoded by the exons ATGGACAGCCCGTGCCAGCCGCAGCCCCTAAGTCAGGCTCTCCCTCAGTTACCAGGGTCTTCGTCAGAGCCCTTGGAGCCTGAGCCTGGCCGGGCCAGGATGGGAGTGGAGAGTTACCTGCCCTGTCCCCTGCTCCCCTCTTACCACTGTCCGGGAGTGCCTAGTGAGGCCTCGGCGGGGAGTGGGACTCCCAGAGCCACAGCCACCTCTACCACTGCCAGCCCCCTTCGGGACGGTTTTGGCGGGCAGGATGGTGGTGAGCTGCGGCCGCTGCAGAGTGAAGGCGCTGCAGCGCTGGTCACCAAGGGGTGCCAGCGATTGGCAGCCCAGGGCGCCCGGCCTGAGGCCCCCAAACGGAAATGGGCCGAGGATGGTGGGGATGCCCCTTCACCCAGCAAGCGGCCCTGGGCCAGGCAagagaaccaggaggcagagcggGAGGGTGGCATGAGCTGCGGCTGCAGCAGTGGCAGTGGTGAGGCCAGTGCTGGGCTGATGGAGGAGGCGCTGCCCTCTGCGCCCGAGCGCCTTGCCCTGGACTATATCGTGCCCTGCATGCGGTACTACGGCATCTGCGTCAAGGACAGCTTCCTGGGGGCAGCACTGGGCGGCCGCGTGCTGGCCGAGGTGGAGGCCCTCAAACGGGGTGGGCGCCTGCGAGACGGGCAGCTAGTGAGCCAGCGGGCGATCCCGCCGCGCAGTATCCGTGGGGACCAGATTGCCTGGGTGGAAGGCCATGAACCAGGCTGCCGAAGCATTGGTGCCCTCATGGCCCACGTGGACGCCGTCATCCGCCACTGCGCAGGGCGGCTGGGCAGCTATGTCATCAACGGGCGCACCAAG GCCATGGTGGCGTGTTACCCAGGCAACGGGCTCGGGTACGTAAGGCACGTTGACAATCCCCACGGCGATGGGCGCTGCATCACCTGTATCTATTACCTGAATCAGAACTGGGACGTTAAG GTGCATGGCGGCCTGCTGCAGATCTTCCCTGAGGGCCGGCCCGTGGTAGCCAACATCGAGCCACTCTTTGACCGGTTGCTCATTTTCTGGTCTGACCGGCGGAACCCCCACGAGGTGAAGCCAGCCTATGCCACCAG GTACGCCATCACTGTCTGGTATTTTGATGCCAAGGAGCGGGCAGCAGCCAAAGACAAGTATCAGCTAG CATCAGGACAGAAAGGAGTCCAAGTACCTGTATCACAGCCGCCTACGCCCACCTAG
- the EGLN2 gene encoding prolyl hydroxylase EGLN2 isoform X2 — MDSPCQPQPLSQALPQLPGSSSEPLEPEPGRARMGVESYLPCPLLPSYHCPGVPSEASAGSGTPRATATSTTASPLRDGFGGQDGGELRPLQSEGAAALVTKGCQRLAAQGARPEAPKRKWAEDGGDAPSPSKRPWARQENQEAEREGGMSCGCSSGSGEASAGLMEEALPSAPERLALDYIVPCMRYYGICVKDSFLGAALGGRVLAEVEALKRGGRLRDGQLVSQRAIPPRSIRGDQIAWVEGHEPGCRSIGALMAHVDAVIRHCAGRLGSYVINGRTKVHGGLLQIFPEGRPVVANIEPLFDRLLIFWSDRRNPHEVKPAYATRYAITVWYFDAKERAAAKDKYQLASGQKGVQVPVSQPPTPT; from the exons ATGGACAGCCCGTGCCAGCCGCAGCCCCTAAGTCAGGCTCTCCCTCAGTTACCAGGGTCTTCGTCAGAGCCCTTGGAGCCTGAGCCTGGCCGGGCCAGGATGGGAGTGGAGAGTTACCTGCCCTGTCCCCTGCTCCCCTCTTACCACTGTCCGGGAGTGCCTAGTGAGGCCTCGGCGGGGAGTGGGACTCCCAGAGCCACAGCCACCTCTACCACTGCCAGCCCCCTTCGGGACGGTTTTGGCGGGCAGGATGGTGGTGAGCTGCGGCCGCTGCAGAGTGAAGGCGCTGCAGCGCTGGTCACCAAGGGGTGCCAGCGATTGGCAGCCCAGGGCGCCCGGCCTGAGGCCCCCAAACGGAAATGGGCCGAGGATGGTGGGGATGCCCCTTCACCCAGCAAGCGGCCCTGGGCCAGGCAagagaaccaggaggcagagcggGAGGGTGGCATGAGCTGCGGCTGCAGCAGTGGCAGTGGTGAGGCCAGTGCTGGGCTGATGGAGGAGGCGCTGCCCTCTGCGCCCGAGCGCCTTGCCCTGGACTATATCGTGCCCTGCATGCGGTACTACGGCATCTGCGTCAAGGACAGCTTCCTGGGGGCAGCACTGGGCGGCCGCGTGCTGGCCGAGGTGGAGGCCCTCAAACGGGGTGGGCGCCTGCGAGACGGGCAGCTAGTGAGCCAGCGGGCGATCCCGCCGCGCAGTATCCGTGGGGACCAGATTGCCTGGGTGGAAGGCCATGAACCAGGCTGCCGAAGCATTGGTGCCCTCATGGCCCACGTGGACGCCGTCATCCGCCACTGCGCAGGGCGGCTGGGCAGCTATGTCATCAACGGGCGCACCAAG GTGCATGGCGGCCTGCTGCAGATCTTCCCTGAGGGCCGGCCCGTGGTAGCCAACATCGAGCCACTCTTTGACCGGTTGCTCATTTTCTGGTCTGACCGGCGGAACCCCCACGAGGTGAAGCCAGCCTATGCCACCAG GTACGCCATCACTGTCTGGTATTTTGATGCCAAGGAGCGGGCAGCAGCCAAAGACAAGTATCAGCTAG CATCAGGACAGAAAGGAGTCCAAGTACCTGTATCACAGCCGCCTACGCCCACCTAG
- the EGLN2 gene encoding prolyl hydroxylase EGLN2 isoform X3 yields MDSPCQPQPLSQALPQLPGSSSEPLEPEPGRARMGVESYLPCPLLPSYHCPGVPSEASAGSGTPRATATSTTASPLRDGFGGQDGGELRPLQSEGAAALVTKGCQRLAAQGARPEAPKRKWAEDGGDAPSPSKRPWARQENQEAEREGGMSCGCSSGSGEASAGLMEEALPSAPERLALDYIVPCMRYYGICVKDSFLGAALGGRVLAEVEALKRGGRLRDGQLVSQRAIPPRSIRGDQIAWVEGHEPGCRSIGALMAHVDAVIRHCAGRLGSYVINGRTKAMVACYPGNGLGYVRHVDNPHGDGRCITCIYYLNQNWDVKPRFWHSPVPLLNTQRAVRSAGSSWEMAPPPL; encoded by the exons ATGGACAGCCCGTGCCAGCCGCAGCCCCTAAGTCAGGCTCTCCCTCAGTTACCAGGGTCTTCGTCAGAGCCCTTGGAGCCTGAGCCTGGCCGGGCCAGGATGGGAGTGGAGAGTTACCTGCCCTGTCCCCTGCTCCCCTCTTACCACTGTCCGGGAGTGCCTAGTGAGGCCTCGGCGGGGAGTGGGACTCCCAGAGCCACAGCCACCTCTACCACTGCCAGCCCCCTTCGGGACGGTTTTGGCGGGCAGGATGGTGGTGAGCTGCGGCCGCTGCAGAGTGAAGGCGCTGCAGCGCTGGTCACCAAGGGGTGCCAGCGATTGGCAGCCCAGGGCGCCCGGCCTGAGGCCCCCAAACGGAAATGGGCCGAGGATGGTGGGGATGCCCCTTCACCCAGCAAGCGGCCCTGGGCCAGGCAagagaaccaggaggcagagcggGAGGGTGGCATGAGCTGCGGCTGCAGCAGTGGCAGTGGTGAGGCCAGTGCTGGGCTGATGGAGGAGGCGCTGCCCTCTGCGCCCGAGCGCCTTGCCCTGGACTATATCGTGCCCTGCATGCGGTACTACGGCATCTGCGTCAAGGACAGCTTCCTGGGGGCAGCACTGGGCGGCCGCGTGCTGGCCGAGGTGGAGGCCCTCAAACGGGGTGGGCGCCTGCGAGACGGGCAGCTAGTGAGCCAGCGGGCGATCCCGCCGCGCAGTATCCGTGGGGACCAGATTGCCTGGGTGGAAGGCCATGAACCAGGCTGCCGAAGCATTGGTGCCCTCATGGCCCACGTGGACGCCGTCATCCGCCACTGCGCAGGGCGGCTGGGCAGCTATGTCATCAACGGGCGCACCAAG GCCATGGTGGCGTGTTACCCAGGCAACGGGCTCGGGTACGTAAGGCACGTTGACAATCCCCACGGCGATGGGCGCTGCATCACCTGTATCTATTACCTGAATCAGAACTGGGACGTTAAG CCCAGATTCTGGCATTCTCCTGTTCCTCTTCTCAACACACAGCGGGCGGTGCGATCTGCCGGCTCTTCCTGGGAaatggcacctcctcctctctag
- the RAB4B gene encoding ras-related protein Rab-4B isoform X1: MAETYDFLFKFLVIGSAGTGKSCLLHQFIENKFKQDSNHTIGVEFGSRVVNVGGKTVKLQIWDTAGQERFRSVTRSYYRGAAGALLVYDITSRETYNSLAAWLTDARTLASPNIVVILCGNKKDLDPEREVTFLEASRFAQENELMFLETSALTGENVEEAFLKCARTILNKIDSGELDPERMGSGIQYGDASLRQLRQPRSAQAVAPQPCGC, encoded by the exons ATGGCCGAGACCTACG ACTTCCTCTTCAAATTCCTGGTGATTGGCAGTGCAGGAACTGGCAAATCATGTCTCCTTCATCAGTTCATTGAGAATAAGT TCAAACAGGACTCCAACCACACAATCGGCGTGGAGTTTGGATCCCGGGTGGTCAACGTGGGTGGGAAGACTGTGAAGCTACAGATTTGGGACACGGCTGGCCAGGAGCGGTTTCG GTCAGTGACGCGGAGTTATTACCGAGGGGCGGCTGGAGCCCTGCTGGTGTACGACATCACCAG CCGGGAGACGTACAACTCACTGGCTGCCTGGCTGACGGATGCCCGCACCCTGGCCAGCCCCAACATCGTGGTCATCCTCTGTGGCAACAAGAAGGACCTGGACCCTGAGCGAGAGGTCACTTTCCTGGAGGCCTCCCGCTTTGCCCAGGAGAATG AGCTGATGTTCCTGGAGACCAGCGCTCTCACAGGCGAGAACGTGGAGGAGGCGTTCCTCAAGTGTGCCCGCACTATCCTCAACAAGATTGACTCAG GCGAGCTAGACCCGGAGAGGATGGGCTCCGGCATTCAGTACGGGGATGCGTCCCTCCGCCAGCTTCGGCAGCCTCGGAGCGCCCAGGCCGTGGCCCCTCAGCCATGTGGCTGCTGA
- the RAB4B gene encoding ras-related protein Rab-4B isoform X2, which produces MAETYDFLFKFLVIGSAGTGKSCLLHQFIENKFKQDSNHTIGVEFGSRVVNVGGKTVKLQIWDTAGQERFRRETYNSLAAWLTDARTLASPNIVVILCGNKKDLDPEREVTFLEASRFAQENELMFLETSALTGENVEEAFLKCARTILNKIDSGELDPERMGSGIQYGDASLRQLRQPRSAQAVAPQPCGC; this is translated from the exons ATGGCCGAGACCTACG ACTTCCTCTTCAAATTCCTGGTGATTGGCAGTGCAGGAACTGGCAAATCATGTCTCCTTCATCAGTTCATTGAGAATAAGT TCAAACAGGACTCCAACCACACAATCGGCGTGGAGTTTGGATCCCGGGTGGTCAACGTGGGTGGGAAGACTGTGAAGCTACAGATTTGGGACACGGCTGGCCAGGAGCGGTTTCG CCGGGAGACGTACAACTCACTGGCTGCCTGGCTGACGGATGCCCGCACCCTGGCCAGCCCCAACATCGTGGTCATCCTCTGTGGCAACAAGAAGGACCTGGACCCTGAGCGAGAGGTCACTTTCCTGGAGGCCTCCCGCTTTGCCCAGGAGAATG AGCTGATGTTCCTGGAGACCAGCGCTCTCACAGGCGAGAACGTGGAGGAGGCGTTCCTCAAGTGTGCCCGCACTATCCTCAACAAGATTGACTCAG GCGAGCTAGACCCGGAGAGGATGGGCTCCGGCATTCAGTACGGGGATGCGTCCCTCCGCCAGCTTCGGCAGCCTCGGAGCGCCCAGGCCGTGGCCCCTCAGCCATGTGGCTGCTGA